The proteins below come from a single Pseudanabaena sp. BC1403 genomic window:
- a CDS encoding M23 family metallopeptidase, protein MRKSTLSTITLATLLCLSTNNYFLVGSAYAATKSAVSPDVAVSKPSTPAPQVQPQPAIAPAPANVEIKSESNLNSAPADKPINNAGNRETVLVNIETGSSPSPKPSAKRSQPVGQPVEIVLENRSTGCKFKASNLLERNADLCNPEVAIAAKNRSQNYYQNGNVLYTAASGETAVQVRRLTSEEIAAMSLPSNGDKQMLFPLISPSVISSLFGARVHPVTGQVRFHQGTDLAAPEGTPVVAAFSGRVEIAGWLGGYGLIVVISHGDTHETRYAHLSEVLVKPGQVVKQGNVIGLVGSTGMATGPHLHFEIWQKMQEGLVAIDPTPQLILAMEQLQKYLAQSPRSANKA, encoded by the coding sequence ATGCGAAAATCAACACTTTCAACGATTACGTTAGCAACCCTGCTTTGCCTCTCCACAAATAACTACTTTTTAGTTGGCTCAGCATATGCCGCGACCAAATCTGCCGTTTCTCCTGATGTAGCAGTATCAAAACCTTCGACACCAGCCCCTCAGGTGCAACCTCAACCTGCGATCGCTCCTGCACCAGCCAACGTAGAGATTAAAAGCGAAAGCAACTTGAATTCTGCTCCAGCAGATAAGCCTATAAATAATGCTGGGAATCGCGAAACTGTCCTAGTCAATATTGAAACTGGATCGAGTCCATCACCAAAACCATCAGCTAAGCGATCGCAGCCTGTTGGGCAACCTGTCGAAATCGTCCTAGAGAACCGATCTACTGGTTGTAAATTCAAGGCTAGCAACCTTCTCGAACGCAATGCCGATCTTTGTAATCCTGAAGTAGCGATCGCCGCTAAAAATAGATCGCAAAACTATTACCAAAACGGCAATGTTCTCTACACCGCCGCATCGGGTGAAACCGCTGTGCAAGTGCGTCGCCTCACTTCTGAAGAAATTGCCGCAATGAGCTTGCCTAGCAATGGCGACAAGCAAATGCTGTTCCCATTAATTTCTCCATCAGTAATTAGTTCTCTATTTGGCGCTCGCGTTCATCCAGTTACGGGGCAGGTGCGCTTTCATCAAGGTACTGACTTAGCTGCTCCCGAAGGTACACCCGTCGTCGCTGCCTTTAGTGGTCGTGTAGAAATTGCAGGTTGGCTAGGTGGCTATGGGTTGATCGTGGTCATTTCTCACGGAGACACCCATGAGACTCGTTATGCACACTTGTCTGAGGTATTAGTCAAGCCTGGTCAGGTGGTCAAACAGGGTAATGTGATCGGTTTAGTTGGCAGTACTGGCATGGCGACTGGGCCACATCTGCATTTCGAGATCTGGCAAAAAATGCAAGAGGGACTGGTTGCGATCGATCCAACACCGCAGTTAATACTTGCCATGGAGCAATTACAAAAATATCTCGCGCAATCACCTAGATCAGCAAATAAAGCTTAA
- a CDS encoding biotin--[acetyl-CoA-carboxylase] ligase encodes MSFQIVRYDEIDSTNSEAWRLIDRLEALSNTVLIAKRQTKGRGQRGNSWQSDLGGLFMSVILQPNLTAANAHQITLWSAWGIAKALKETGANVKLKWLNDLLIDRRKLGGILTETRIEAGKVLYAVVGIGINWTNEVPEGAIALGELPTTLSNMDELIEVVLKGIQLGQTRSENEGMMSILAEYLELLSDKNVRQTINGRELQGKIIDIRPMGELVVRWEGNSQEAIYQPQNFSVGYQ; translated from the coding sequence TTGAGTTTTCAGATTGTTCGTTACGACGAAATTGATTCAACTAATAGTGAAGCTTGGCGACTAATTGATCGTCTCGAAGCGCTATCAAACACGGTGCTAATTGCCAAGCGCCAAACTAAAGGCAGAGGTCAACGCGGTAATAGTTGGCAGTCAGACTTGGGCGGATTATTTATGTCAGTGATTTTACAGCCAAATTTGACAGCAGCAAATGCTCATCAAATTACGCTCTGGTCAGCTTGGGGCATAGCCAAGGCACTCAAAGAAACGGGGGCAAATGTAAAGCTGAAATGGTTAAATGATCTATTAATCGATCGCCGTAAATTGGGAGGAATTCTCACTGAAACGAGGATCGAGGCTGGTAAAGTTCTCTATGCCGTGGTGGGGATCGGGATTAATTGGACAAACGAGGTTCCTGAAGGCGCGATCGCACTGGGGGAATTACCAACGACTTTATCAAACATGGATGAACTGATCGAAGTGGTGCTAAAAGGCATCCAGCTAGGTCAAACTCGCAGCGAAAATGAGGGAATGATGAGCATTTTGGCGGAATATTTGGAGCTACTTAGCGACAAAAATGTACGTCAAACAATTAATGGGCGGGAACTTCAAGGCAAAATAATCGACATTAGACCAATGGGCGAACTGGTAGTAAGATGGGAGGGCAATTCCCAAGAAGCGATCTATCAGCCTCAAAACTTCTCTGTCGGCTATCAGTAG